ACCAGCCGTTCGGTCGCCGCGATCGCCTCGGCGGCCCGCCCGGCCTGGTCGTAGCCGGAGATGAGGGAGATCAGGGCGTCCAGGGTCCCCGGGTCGTCGGGGCCCCGGCTGTGTTCGCGCGCGGCGAGGGACGCCTTCAGGTACGGCAGCGCCGCCTCCGGGCGACCCGCCTCCAGGTGAGCGATCGCCAGGTTGTGGTACCGGTAGGACACCTCGTCGCTGTCCGCCCCGTGGACCTGCTCGAAGCCGCGGACGGCCCGTTCGTAGCAGGCGACGGCGCCGTCCAGGTCGCCGGCGTCGTGGAGCAGGTGGGCCAGGTTGTCCACCCAGATGTACGTGCTCAGGTGATCCGGGCCCCAGAAGCGCTCCTTGTCGGCGAGGATCTCCCGGCACAGCGCGGTGGCCTCGGGCAGCCGGCCCGCCTCGTGATGGGCGGCGAACAGCTTCTGCTTCCGGGCGGCCAGCCGTTCGTCGCCCGCCGGCAGCAGCCGCCTGCTGCCCGCCACGGTCTCCGCCAGCAGGGCGGTCGCCCGGTCGGCGTCACCCACCGCCGCGTACGCGTCCGACAGCTTCTCGCGGCGGTCGAGGATCAGCTCCTCGTCCCGGTCGGGGCCGAGTTCGCTGCCCTCCAGGGCCCGCTGCAGGTACGGCAGGGC
The DNA window shown above is from Streptomyces sp. TLI_171 and carries:
- a CDS encoding tetratricopeptide repeat protein, whose protein sequence is MFRRKRAEGNPPTPGGPAPTEAPGHSERPPDPPPESGGRDDPLDLRLGEDDEEPMLLRPDSTLRMRDELLDAQRRLGAGHPEVLGLRHNYAFFLCVWSAAAPPGDTAMQDRAIPLFLVNLDHQTATLGPYARDTLLTLDGIGRAHLSAGRPTEALPYLQRALEGSELGPDRDEELILDRREKLSDAYAAVGDADRATALLAETVAGSRRLLPAGDERLAARKQKLFAAHHEAGRLPEATALCREILADKERFWGPDHLSTYIWVDNLAHLLHDAGDLDGAVACYERAVRGFEQVHGADSDEVSYRYHNLAIAHLEAGRPEAALPYLKASLAAREHSRGPDDPGTLDALISLISGYDQAGRAAEAIAATERLVADLVRVGGPQHPKLPEVYAYLAELRRAAG